The Anopheles moucheti chromosome 3, idAnoMoucSN_F20_07, whole genome shotgun sequence genome contains the following window.
CCTATTCCACTGCCTCCGCGCGATCGCAACAAAACTATCGCGGTCAATCAGAAAAGGCACGTAAGGAAGTATCCGCTCATCATACCTGCCGCTGGAGTGCAGCGTACGCTGAATAAAGTCACGCAAATCACACCCGTTGAAGAGAAGACAGATGTCTTCTCCATCACAGATACCGCTGAATCGCGGCATACAAATGATACTCAAGGCCATCCGGATGAATGTTGCAACATGGATACAATAGTATTACATAAATCAGTCGAATCGATCAAGCTGAATGAAATCGAAGAATCTCTCCATGATTTATCGTCGAATGCTCGATCGGATGATCAATCGGCACACAAGAAAGGATATAGCAAAGAATTTCTGGAGAATAATTTCCCCAACGTTTCCAGTTCCTTTACGATGGGATGCGTCGAAGGGACTGACAGGAAAGAGTCACCAACTCAGCATTCTGCATCGTTAGCGAGTACGATAATCGCTACAACGCTACCCGCTACTATACCGGCAGCCAGTGCTATTCTTACCCGTCGACGAACTGCAAGTGATGCTGGCGTGTTGGCCACATTGTCACAAAGACGGCAACCACCACTATCACTCCCTCCGGTCGCACTCACCTTGGCAACAACGCCGACAGAGCTACGCGACCCTACATACGAAAATTTGGACATATTTCAGACGCACAACAATTATTGCATTGACACAGCTTCACTACACTGTGAATCCATATTGGAGAACGATGCAGACAGCTGTCCTTTAGGTCGCGGCACAGGCTGTTCAACGGTCACAGTCGATATGGTCGATGGATTTAAACCATCCGGTTTGTTTGACAGTATTAACAGTAACGACACGATTCGTGTATCGGAAAAGCAACAACCGGCATTGAAAGGGGTCGAAAATGATCAGACCGATTGCACACAAACTGATGGCAAGTTACAAAAATCCATGAACTTCGTCAGCTGTGAAGATTTGCTCGAGTTTGCCGAGAAGCCAAAAGGACGAGCCCGCGGGCTTGAATCAGATGAAGTAAGAATTATGTCGAAGGTGCTTGGTAAAAAGGTAAGTTTCCGCAGAAATGCGCAGAAACCAGCCGAAATTCTAATAGACAACATGCTTTCCCCTACTTAACAGCCGTCACCCGCACAATGTTTGCTGACTTTGGAGTTCATTGATTGGGATATACATAAGGCAATCAAGCTATGCAAATTACAATCCATTCTCGAAACGTTTAACCTATCACTGCAGGAATGCAACGATGCATTGCAAATGTACGATTGGGATCTGCATACAACGGCCCTCAAGCTAAAAGGTGGCAACGGTTCAAGATAAAGCTTCCAGCATATAAGTAAACAATGCACAAAATACTCTTTCTACAAATGTTTTACAATCGAAATTTACTCACgatattagttttttttgctgagtAGAGATCGCTTAAGTTTAAATGTTGCGAGCAATTCAAAATAAGTTTCTAATTTTAATGCTAATATATTATAGGCCATACTTCAGTTATAAACTCGTGTACAAtatatttgaataaatatacaacaaacaaattgtaCTAACTCTCTAATACCATTTTGAATGTTATATCCTTATACTattattaaaactaatttctaAGTGATCGATATGATAAGGATGGTTTCTACAGCTAAACACgaattcaataaaaattgaaaacaatataTTTCCTCTTATAACTCTTTGTATTACgtgaaattttatttccatgaCCACCTAAGCTTACGACTTTGAGAAATAATGCTCTTACGAAAAAAGATATTCCAAGGTTTCTTCAACGTATGTATTAAGTATTGACTTTACAAAGCACTGTTCAAGGAACTGCTGATGTGCGATTGCtatgatgattttttatggCGGATACTTTCGGATATAACTAATCGTTTTGGGTGTAGTTAGCATGAAAATCGATCGTTATATTTTCGTGATTATTAAAACATCGATAATTTTCGACTATACTATAACAGCTATGGTGATTGGTATCGAATTCACAGTGCTCTGTATTGTTCAGCTGAGTGTAACTTAATGTGCATGTTTCCAGAAAGCACACTTTTGTATGTTCCTCAGCCTCTTTTCATGGAAACGTAAAAATAATTCGTATCACAACAAAAGAGATAAACTTCATCAAAAACACCGGGCCATCCATCACTGGCTCCTATACACACCCAAACCCAAACATTATTTAGCTAATAAATGAAACACATACCTTTCCGCACGAAACTCCTTTTTCTGCATTTGCTTGCTAAAACCAGCATTTACTCTAGGCAGTGGCGTAGTCAGGTTCGAAGATACACGCGCAGTGTTATGAATTAAGTCGTTGGTCGCTTCTCTTCTATTAGCGGAGTCCATTTGATTGCTGGCTTTATGGCAAAATCGTATCGACTTAACTGATCAAGCATTGAAACCTGCAATGGAATATATTGTTGTTTAACAATCTAATAGAATATTTTTCGAATTCGAATACTATCAACATACCTGCTTGCGTACATATCCAACCAGAAGCTCTAGTTTTTCGTAATCATCACATTGTCCACCCAAAAATCTGCGCCATAGGGCCGCAGCTAGGGCTTTATCGTCGTAACTAACACCCTCGTCGTACGATATTAGGGCAGCCTGGAACTGTTCGGAGAGTTGCTGTATTTGTGGACGCACCACCGACGGATTATCCATTGTCAGCTGTTTGGCGCGTGTCGTCACATCGTTCCACATGGTTTCTACGATACAGTTACGCAAAAACCGACCAGCAGCTCCCTTTTCTGCACCTTCTGCCATCGAACGAACTAGCAGCATCCAGACGTGAAGTTCGGTGATCAAAAACCAGGTATTAAAAGTATCCGGCATGGTGAAGTGTTTGAAAAACTCCGGATAGTTGATGTTGTCAACGACGGATTCGTACAGTAAACAGCTGGACATACGCAATCTTGCTGATGAATTATCAATCCAACCCATCTTCTTTATGAACCGCTTCAAGAACCCATCGTTCGATTCTGTATCATGAAATTTCGACGAAATCGTGGAAACGCCATTTCCAGTGGAACTTTGGCGTGTTTGTACGGTCCGGCAAGTGAAATGTGAATTTCCGCCTGCATGCAGGTAAGCAACGCCGGTATGCGCTTGGGGATCTGAATGCAGAAAGAGGTTTACTGCAGAACCCGCGCGTATCTCACAGAACAGCTGCAAAACAAAGAACTCTGTTAGAAAATAACCTATTTAGCTACTAATGCTAAACCAACATACCGATCCAGCAAGCCTATTAGTAGCGCGTATCATTATGCTTCGAGTTTCGTAATATTTCTACACTTCTTTCGTTCTAGTCCCACGAAAAAGATCAACAATTCGCGTGTTTCGCAACAACTGTACTGCACGGATAGACGAACAGCACGGATTATCTGATGTTTATGTTTGACAGATTGACTTGCGTGAAGGTCGCGCAAATCGTGTACCACACTGTACAAAAGCTCTGTGcgaataatatttcattaaaataaactgAACAAGTGTATTTGTAAAGTGCGACTGCAACGCAACTATGTGTATGAATGTGAAATTCGTAAATTAACCACTAAAGCACGGTTTAAAATAGTCATGCCACTGCTGCCAGCATTTATTGGCGATTTAAGCACTGTGTTTCTGATGTTTTAGTATGTTATGtccaatttaaaaaataacctATGCAAACGTCCTACTACTAATCCACAGCAAACTCAGTGATTATAACATAGAATTTTCACACCGTGGTTTAATACTTAATCAAGTACCATCTAATAGACACTGGCTCGTTCAATCGAGGCGCAATGATCATTCCTGCAAGGAACTATCCAGATAGTTCCAAATTGATACTCCCAATAAATGTCCACTTTATCCGAGCCCCACGTCTAAACACATCATCACCACAAAGCCTGCAATCGTGCCCCAAGTAGCTATGAGTCCATTATcgctgaaaattattcaataatttatcaaattGATCGCTGTTGTCACTGTCACGAGTTACATACCTTGCATGTGCTTCTGGCAAAATATCGTCCGCCACAATGTAGATCATGGCACCGGCAGCAAAAGATAGCGCGTATGGTAGTATGATAGTCGCAAGACTCACGGCAACTGCACCAAGCACTCCAAATATGGGTTCCACCATGCCGGACAACTGCCCGTACCAAAAGCTTTTCCCCAAACTAAATCCAGCGGCGTGCAAAGGTAGACTCACCGCCAACCCTTCGGGAAAATTTTGTATACCAATGCCAATGGCAAGATTCCTGtagaaaatatgaaatttttTTAGAACTGGACAGAtgtggaaagcaaacaaactttACCGTGCTGCCTCGAACGTGGCCGATTCAGTGGTGCCAATGGCACCGAAACTGACACCCACTGCCAAACCTTCCGGTATGTTGTGCACAGTAATGGCTACCACAAGCAGCATGATTCGTTTCCACTGGGATAATTGTGCATCCAGCTGACTTTGGCTATTGTTTGTATACACCGACTGTTCCCTGACCGATGCCGTAGAACTTCCTTTCCTGCGCTTTCGCGACACACTGCCGTGC
Protein-coding sequences here:
- the LOC128300502 gene encoding ubiquinol-cytochrome-c reductase complex assembly factor 1, with amino-acid sequence MIRATNRLAGSLFCEIRAGSAVNLFLHSDPQAHTGVAYLHAGGNSHFTCRTVQTRQSSTGNGVSTISSKFHDTESNDGFLKRFIKKMGWIDNSSARLRMSSCLLYESVVDNINYPEFFKHFTMPDTFNTWFLITELHVWMLLVRSMAEGAEKGAAGRFLRNCIVETMWNDVTTRAKQLTMDNPSVVRPQIQQLSEQFQAALISYDEGVSYDDKALAAALWRRFLGGQCDDYEKLELLVGYVRKQVSMLDQLSRYDFAIKPAIKWTPLIEEKRPTT
- the LOC128300501 gene encoding zinc transporter ZIP11, which codes for MIQGYGSVTQALLGTLLTWGLTALGSGLVVLLRGNQRKSLDISLGFAAGVMIAASFWSLLAPAIELAENSHMYGSKGEFAFIPVAVGFLLGAIFVYGTDKIISYLGINSPTMMIALTHANKDKADIAMDDQVSAEHGRSSYAGVAPNSTDHALAIGMDSFADCLNAQHGSVSRKRRKGSSTASVREQSVYTNNSQSQLDAQLSQWKRIMLLVVAITVHNIPEGLAVGVSFGAIGTTESATFEAARNLAIGIGIQNFPEGLAVSLPLHAAGFSLGKSFWYGQLSGMVEPIFGVLGAVAVSLATIILPYALSFAAGAMIYIVADDILPEAHASDNGLIATWGTIAGFVVMMCLDVGLG